A stretch of Microbacterium sp. LWH3-1.2 DNA encodes these proteins:
- the ruvA gene encoding Holliday junction branch migration protein RuvA: MISSVRGTAVHVETDAIVVEVGGVGLHVAVTPQVARTTQLGDTVTLHTSLIVREDAFSLFGFESREELAVFGQLLGVTGVGPKSALGVLATLTVPQIADAVSGDDDAPFRRVSGIGPKTAKLIVVQLAGKIAMTRPTGPAGTDAATSAAIPAQVVQALVGLGWSERVAVEAVENVAADAPDSDRSSVSALLRLTLATLGPARKETVSG; encoded by the coding sequence ATGATCTCCTCAGTCCGCGGCACGGCTGTGCACGTCGAAACGGATGCGATCGTCGTCGAGGTCGGGGGGGTCGGCCTCCACGTCGCCGTGACGCCGCAGGTCGCGCGCACCACTCAGCTGGGCGACACCGTGACCCTCCACACGTCGCTCATCGTCCGCGAGGACGCGTTCTCGCTGTTCGGCTTCGAGTCGCGCGAGGAGCTCGCCGTCTTCGGCCAGCTGCTCGGCGTCACCGGCGTCGGACCCAAGTCCGCACTCGGCGTGCTCGCGACTCTCACCGTCCCGCAGATCGCCGATGCCGTGTCCGGCGACGACGACGCCCCCTTCCGCCGAGTATCCGGCATCGGCCCCAAGACGGCGAAGCTCATCGTGGTGCAGCTCGCGGGCAAGATCGCGATGACGCGTCCGACCGGTCCGGCGGGAACGGATGCCGCCACCTCCGCAGCGATCCCGGCACAGGTCGTGCAGGCCCTCGTCGGCCTCGGCTGGTCCGAGCGCGTGGCGGTCGAAGCCGTCGAGAACGTCGCCGCCGACGCGCCCGACTCCGACCGATCGTCGGTGTCGGCGCTCCTGCGCCTCACGCTCGCCACCCTCGGCCCCGCCCGGAAGGAGACCGTGAGTGGGTGA
- the ruvC gene encoding crossover junction endodeoxyribonuclease RuvC has translation MASSRGRLRVLGIDPGLTRCGVGVVDVAPDRSAALVHVGVVRTDPGTPIEERLALIARGLRAVLDAHDPDVVAVERVFAQHNRATVMGTAQASGIALLVAGERGITAATHTPSEVKAAITGYGNADKRQVQTMVARVLRLEELPKPADAADALALALCHAWRGAPAQSAASGPLTPAQRAWVDAERLARR, from the coding sequence GTGGCATCCTCCCGCGGTCGACTGCGCGTGCTCGGAATCGATCCGGGCCTGACGCGCTGCGGTGTCGGCGTCGTCGACGTCGCGCCCGACCGCTCGGCCGCCCTCGTGCACGTGGGAGTCGTGCGGACCGATCCCGGAACACCGATCGAGGAGCGGCTCGCACTGATCGCGCGGGGCCTGCGCGCCGTGCTCGACGCGCATGATCCCGACGTCGTCGCCGTGGAACGGGTCTTCGCGCAGCACAACCGCGCGACGGTGATGGGCACCGCGCAGGCCAGCGGCATCGCGCTGCTCGTGGCGGGCGAGAGGGGCATCACCGCCGCCACGCACACCCCGTCCGAGGTGAAGGCCGCGATCACAGGGTACGGAAACGCCGACAAGCGCCAGGTCCAGACCATGGTGGCGCGCGTCCTGAGGCTGGAGGAGCTCCCGAAGCCCGCCGATGCCGCGGACGCCCTTGCCCTGGCCCTCTGCCACGCCTGGCGCGGTGCTCCCGCGCAGTCCGCGGCCTCCGGGCCGCTGACCCCGGCGCAGCGCGCGTGGGTCGACGCGGAGCGGCTCGCCCGACGATGA
- a CDS encoding YebC/PmpR family DNA-binding transcriptional regulator, which produces MSGHSKWATTKHKKAVIDARRAKSWAKLIKNIEVAAKLGGPDLQGNPTLFDAVLKAKKTSVPKDNIDRAIKRGAGIGGESVEYASIMYEGYGPNGVALMIECLTDNKNRAAAEVRTALTRNGGTLADPGSVAYNFTRKGVIVVGGEGTSEDDVMLAVLEAGAEEVEPHAQGFEVITEATDLVTVRSALQDAGIEYESADVEFVPNLKVEVDADTARKVFRLIDALEDSDDVQNVYSNFDLTVEVQAELENDED; this is translated from the coding sequence ATGTCCGGGCATTCCAAGTGGGCGACGACCAAGCACAAGAAGGCCGTCATCGACGCGCGCCGTGCGAAGTCATGGGCCAAGCTCATCAAGAACATCGAAGTGGCCGCCAAGCTCGGCGGACCCGACCTGCAGGGCAACCCGACCCTGTTCGACGCCGTGCTCAAGGCGAAGAAGACGTCGGTCCCGAAGGACAACATCGATCGCGCGATCAAGCGCGGCGCCGGCATCGGCGGCGAGTCGGTCGAGTACGCCTCGATCATGTACGAGGGGTACGGCCCCAACGGCGTGGCCCTCATGATCGAGTGTCTGACCGACAACAAGAACCGCGCCGCGGCCGAGGTGCGCACCGCGCTCACCCGCAACGGCGGCACGCTCGCCGATCCGGGCAGCGTCGCGTACAACTTCACCCGCAAGGGCGTCATCGTCGTCGGTGGCGAGGGCACCAGCGAGGACGACGTGATGCTCGCCGTGCTCGAGGCCGGCGCCGAAGAGGTCGAGCCGCACGCGCAGGGCTTCGAGGTCATCACCGAGGCCACCGATCTCGTGACCGTGCGCTCCGCTCTGCAGGACGCCGGCATCGAGTACGAGTCGGCCGACGTCGAGTTCGTCCCCAACCTCAAGGTCGAGGTCGACGCCGACACCGCCCGCAAGGTCTTCCGCCTCATCGACGCCCTCGAGGACAGCGACGACGTCCAGAACGTCTACAGCAACTTCGACCTCACCGTCGAGGTTCAGGCTGAGCTCGAGAACGACGAGGACTGA
- the pdxT gene encoding pyridoxal 5'-phosphate synthase glutaminase subunit PdxT: MVTPPPRVGVLALQGDVREHVRVLTDLGAEAIKVRRPEELEGVDGLVLPGGESSVIDKLSRAFGMREPVREAIAAGMPMYGTCAGLILLADRITDGIEGQQTFGGLDVTVRRNAFGSQVDSFEVDLDIPALGEPPVHAVFIRAPLVEEAGDGVERLASLDDGRVVAVRQGSLLGTSFHPEVTGEHRFHALFLDLVRERGR; this comes from the coding sequence CTGGTGACGCCACCGCCGCGCGTCGGCGTCCTGGCACTGCAGGGAGATGTCCGTGAGCACGTGCGCGTGCTCACGGACCTCGGCGCCGAGGCGATCAAAGTCCGCCGTCCCGAGGAGTTGGAAGGCGTGGACGGACTCGTGCTTCCCGGTGGCGAGTCCAGCGTCATCGACAAGCTCTCTCGTGCCTTCGGCATGCGCGAGCCCGTCCGCGAGGCGATCGCCGCGGGCATGCCGATGTACGGGACGTGCGCCGGGCTCATCCTCCTCGCCGACCGCATCACCGACGGCATCGAGGGTCAGCAGACCTTCGGCGGGCTCGATGTCACGGTGCGCCGCAACGCGTTCGGAAGCCAGGTGGACTCGTTCGAGGTCGACCTCGACATCCCGGCGCTCGGCGAGCCGCCCGTGCACGCGGTGTTCATCCGCGCACCTCTCGTCGAGGAGGCGGGCGACGGCGTCGAACGTCTCGCGAGCCTCGACGACGGGCGCGTGGTCGCCGTCCGGCAGGGCTCGCTCCTCGGTACCTCTTTCCATCCCGAGGTGACGGGCGAGCACCGCTTCCACGCGCTGTTCCTCGACCTGGTCCGCGAGCGGGGCCGGTAA
- the pdxS gene encoding pyridoxal 5'-phosphate synthase lyase subunit PdxS, which translates to MTSADTGTDRVKRGLAEMLKGGVIMDVVTPDQAKIAEDAGAVAVMALERVPADIRAQGGVSRMSDPDMIDGIIEAVSIPVMAKARIGHFVEAQVLQELGVDYIDESEVLSPADYVNHIDKWNFTVPFVCGATNLGEALRRINEGAAMIRSKGEAGTGDVSEATKHIRKITGEINVLRSMTKDELYVAAKELQAPYDLVAEIAETGKLPVVLFVAGGVATPADAAMMMQMGADGVFVGSGIFKSGNPAQRAAAIVKATTFYDDPQVIADVSRGLGEAMVGINVADLPAPHRLAERGW; encoded by the coding sequence GTGACCTCTGCCGACACGGGAACCGACCGCGTCAAGCGCGGACTCGCCGAGATGCTCAAGGGCGGCGTCATCATGGACGTCGTCACCCCCGACCAGGCGAAGATCGCCGAGGATGCCGGCGCGGTCGCCGTCATGGCCCTCGAGCGCGTGCCCGCCGACATCCGCGCGCAGGGCGGCGTCTCGCGCATGAGCGACCCGGACATGATCGACGGCATCATCGAGGCCGTCTCGATCCCGGTCATGGCGAAGGCGCGCATCGGCCACTTCGTCGAGGCGCAGGTGCTGCAGGAGCTCGGCGTCGACTACATCGACGAGTCCGAGGTGCTGTCGCCGGCCGACTACGTGAACCACATCGACAAGTGGAACTTCACCGTGCCGTTCGTGTGCGGCGCCACGAACCTGGGCGAGGCGCTCCGCCGCATCAACGAGGGCGCGGCGATGATCCGCTCGAAGGGCGAGGCGGGCACCGGCGATGTCTCGGAGGCTACGAAGCACATCCGCAAGATCACGGGCGAGATCAACGTGCTGCGCTCGATGACGAAGGACGAGCTCTACGTCGCCGCGAAGGAGCTGCAGGCGCCGTACGACCTCGTCGCCGAGATCGCCGAGACCGGCAAGCTGCCTGTCGTTCTGTTCGTCGCGGGCGGCGTCGCCACACCCGCGGACGCCGCGATGATGATGCAGATGGGTGCCGACGGCGTGTTCGTCGGCTCGGGCATCTTCAAGTCCGGCAACCCCGCCCAGCGCGCGGCCGCCATCGTGAAGGCCACGACGTTCTACGACGACCCCCAGGTGATCGCTGACGTGTCGCGCGGCCTCGGCGAGGCCATGGTCGGCATCAACGTCGCCGACCTGCCCGCGCCCCACCGCCTCGCCGAGCGCGGCTGGTGA